Below is a genomic region from Persicimonas caeni.
GCGCGCCAACATCAACCGACTGGTGGGCTCGCCGGCGGTCATCTTCAGCCGCGCCAACCGGCTGCGCCAGGCCGAGCTGCGCCTGGAGCGCGCCAAGGAGAAGCTCATGGAGTGGCTGGTCGCCCTGGAGTACTACGCGGTGCGCCCGTTCATGGACCAGCGCCTGCAAATCCTGCTGGCCCGCAACCCCTACCAGCTCGAGGAGATCGCCGAGAAGCTCGACGCCCTGCAGCGTGACTGCGGCGGAGCGACCAACGAGCTGACCACCGTTTTGTCGGTGCGCGACGACCTGCTCGGCTTTACCCGCACCATCACCGACTCGGTCACCGGCGAGACGCTCTCGCCGGCCGATCGCCTGCGCCGGGTGCTCGAGGACGGCTACGTGCCCGTCGACAAGCGCGTGCGCTACTCGACCGACGAGTCCATCGGCGGCCTGCTCGGTCGCGGCGCCGACGTGCTCGCGGCCACCTTCTTCGTCGACCTGAGCGACTTCGCCAATCTGGGGCTGACCTGCAACGCCAAGGTCGCCTCGGTCGACTTGAAGCTCGTGGGCGACGGGCTGGGCGACGCGCGCCCCACCGTCAGCCTGTTGTACGACGGCACCAGCCAGCTTCGCTCCTGCCAGCCCGGCATCGACGACTACGTCGCCCAGTTCGGCGAGGAGACGACCAACTACGGGTCGGTCACCTACCTGCGCACCGCCGGGCGCAGCATCTCGCCGGTCGCCGGCATCAACGAATTCCCCGGCGCCGCCGGTCAGGCCAACCAATCGCTGGGCGGCCTGCCGCTGGCCTCGCAGTACACCCTGCTCATCGACAAGGCCGCCGGCGAGAACGCCGAGATCGACTGGAGCAAACTCGAGGACATCGAGGTCGAGCTGACCTACACCTACCAGGATGTCTTCCCCGCCGGGCAGTGTGAGTAACGCGGCTGCCCCGCGCACGAAAAAAGCCCCGCCGACGGTCGAGTCGGCGGGGCTTTTTGTGTCATCTGGAGGCAGCGCTTCCAGCGCTGGTTGCATGAGCATCTCGCAGTGCAACCAGGGGCAAGATGCCCCCGCTCCGATGTTCGGGTCCTCAGCGCGTCGTCAGGGCGATCTCCTTGCAGATCAGGCTCAACGCACTCGGCGCCACGCTCCACAGATGCGGGCCATTACCGAAGTTGACCCATATCTCGTTGAAGTACCCCTTGAAGCCGGCCACGACCTGACCGGTGGGGCAACGAAGCTCGCTCGGCGAGCTGCCGCCACTCGAGGTGCCGATGAGCCTGCCGGCGCTTGGCGTCGGGCTGATCGACAACGTGGAGTTTACTTCGGTGCCCGGGTTGGTCGAGATGGACGAGTCGGCGCACAGCGGCCCCACCTGAACGATGCGGTCGCCGTCGGTGTGCGGGACCACCTGGATCCCGGTGACGAATTGATCGCTGGTCGCCCCATTCTCACCCTTGTTGGGGCAACTCTCCGAATCCATCGGCCCGAGCGGGGTGGTCCCGAAGCTGTAATGCGCGCCCGCGCCGACGGTGGTCATGAGGCTGCCGGGAAATTGACCCACGTCGTATCCGTACGGGGTCGAGGACTGGTCGGTCTCCAAGCGCACGGGCACACAGCGCATGCCGATATAGCCGATTTCATCGCTCCAGTTGACCTCGATGGTATCGACGAAGGTGTCGTCGGGGCAGGTGACCGTCTGCAGGTCTCCCGAGGTCTGGCCGGCCCAACGAGTCGTGTGAGTCGCCGACGGATAGTCGAGCCCGCTGGGACATCCCTCGTCGACGTCGCCGTCGCAGTCGTTGTCCAGCCCGTCGCACTGCTCGAAGTTGCCCGAGAACATCTGGTCGTTGTTGTCGTTGCAATCGTCCGAGCTCTGCAGCCAACCCGAGGGCTGGTCGCCCGAGCAGTACCGGGTCCCGCCGTGGTTGGCGTCACCATGGGTGTCGCCGTCGTCGTCGGGATACCAGGTCAACCCGTCGCTGACCCCGGCTTCGTCGACCGTGCCGTCGCAGTTGTTGTCGACGTCGTCGCACACCTCGGTGGCGCCCGGATTGCGCGAGCTGTCGCTGTCGGCGCAGTCGCCGTCCTGGGTGGCCCAGCCCGAGAACGCGCTGCAGTATTGCTCGGTCTGGCTGCTCACCCCGTAGCCGTCGCCGTCGGCGTCGCGGTACAGTGTCGCGCCGCCAATAGCCCCGGCGTCGTTCGTGTTGCCGTTGCAGTTGTCGTCGTAGCCGGTGGCGCAGGTCTCCGTTTCGCCCGGGTTGACGTTGGAGTTCGAGTCGTTGCAGTCCGAGTTGTCGAGCACAAAGCCCGACGGCGCGCTGCACGCGCGGGTCGACGAGGCGCTGCTGTCACCGTAGCCGTCGCTGTCGCGGTCGGGATAGAAGAGCTGGGCGTCGGTCGCCGTCGCCTCGTCGGTGTCGCCGTCGCAGTCGTCGTCGAGCCCGTTGCACACCTCGAGCTGGCTGCCCGGTTGGATGCCTCCCTCGCAGGCGAAGCCGCCTGTGCCCTTGCACACCCAGAACCCGTCGGCGCACACGCCCAGGTTGCCGGTGCTCGAGCAGCTCGTGCCCTCCTGGGCGAGCGCGTCGTCGACGCTTCCGTTGCAGTCGTTGTCGACCCCGTCGCACACCTCCTCGGCGGCCGCGCCGCCCGGGCCCGCGCCATATGCACTCGCCTCGGCGTCGTTGCAGTCCGAGTCGTCTTGGACGTAGCCCGCGGGCAGGTCGCCCGGGGTGCACGCGAACGTGCTGTCGTTGGGGTCGCCACGCCCGTCGCCGTCGG
It encodes:
- a CDS encoding putative metal-binding motif-containing protein codes for the protein MSSAVILAALVLVAGVTASCTSENPGQSDGPLCTSDEDCNSGTCEDGTCTIADAGLDADNGDADRPDDAGDDGGNDVGDPGDGGGTDADVDDGEDAGDVGDATDSGDATDADGGASQARSLADYRTCTRDADCPTGLGVCVKSVPLNRADSDGRNEVPLTEIFEELADGEGVCSYVCTNNPGRCDELSMNGNEPDVEPHTCQLVFDGEAPYPEQAPAFPFDDQLDPAEMEANQPFGAICRPPFGLDEAHAQSFCSTCSATADCGQDALCYDRVSGGEIVSGGEGVCVSACAGDADCPMGFACDVSDTAGNTFCRPTIDTCTVCRDRDGDGLGTGRCGTSATPVTRYDCDDRNAEAYYNPDIPDHPFPQTCGEQDYNCNGLSDTAEQVGADQYPAEHCTACFDTCSGQLTNGAFSCKTETLGDGSLQPFCGVQCDAGWADCDGDSSNGCEVPVDDPTRVYYRDADGDGRGDPNDSTFACTPGDLPAGYVQDDSDCNDAEASAYGAGPGGAAAEEVCDGVDNDCNGSVDDALAQEGTSCSSTGNLGVCADGFWVCKGTGGFACEGGIQPGSQLEVCNGLDDDCDGDTDEATATDAQLFYPDRDSDGYGDSSASSTRACSAPSGFVLDNSDCNDSNSNVNPGETETCATGYDDNCNGNTNDAGAIGGATLYRDADGDGYGVSSQTEQYCSAFSGWATQDGDCADSDSSRNPGATEVCDDVDNNCDGTVDEAGVSDGLTWYPDDDGDTHGDANHGGTRYCSGDQPSGWLQSSDDCNDNNDQMFSGNFEQCDGLDNDCDGDVDEGCPSGLDYPSATHTTRWAGQTSGDLQTVTCPDDTFVDTIEVNWSDEIGYIGMRCVPVRLETDQSSTPYGYDVGQFPGSLMTTVGAGAHYSFGTTPLGPMDSESCPNKGENGATSDQFVTGIQVVPHTDGDRIVQVGPLCADSSISTNPGTEVNSTLSISPTPSAGRLIGTSSGGSSPSELRCPTGQVVAGFKGYFNEIWVNFGNGPHLWSVAPSALSLICKEIALTTR